From the Pseudarthrobacter sp. MM222 genome, one window contains:
- a CDS encoding PTS mannitol transporter subunit IICBA: MATETVAKPRTSVRVGVQKFGTFLSGMIMPNIGAFIAWGLITALFIEKGWIPVPALGGFGTNAEGAPNVGLVGPMITYLLPLLIAYTGGKMVYGHRGGVVGAIGTMGVIVGAGIPMFIGAMIMGPLGGWTMKKIDAIWDGKIRPGFEMLVNNFSAGIWGALLAMLGFYGISPLVTAFSTGAGNVVQFLVNNGLLPLTSIFIEPAKVLFLNNAINHGVLTPLGIQQSLEQGKSILFLLEANPGPGIGILLAYMFFGRGAAKASAPGAAIIQFFGGIHEIYFPYVLMKPILILAAIGGGMTGIATLSITNAGLVAPAAPGSIFAVLAQTSRDSYLGVILAVVLAAAVSFLIASVILKSSKTPVGDTEEDSLNAATSRMEEMKGKKSSISSALTGAGAGGATTAVLAGPVKNIVFACDAGMGSSAMGASVLRNKIKAAGYPDVKVTNSAIANLDDTYDVVITHQDLTERAKPATASAVHVSVDNFMNSPRYDEIVELVRSSNAEPAGAGQGTHLAETPATDTGTAPAADTGAEAGAGPAGILVADSVVLNGTATTRDAAIDEAGRLLLERGAVDSGYIDAMHEREESVSTYMGSYLAIPHGTNAAKDHILKSAVSVVRYPDGIDWNGKEVKFVVGVAGINNEHLHILSSIAKVFTNKAQVAQLEAATTVDEVLDLFGKVNS; the protein is encoded by the coding sequence ATGGCAACAGAGACAGTTGCGAAACCCCGTACCAGCGTGCGGGTGGGCGTCCAGAAGTTCGGGACGTTCCTGTCCGGAATGATCATGCCCAACATCGGGGCGTTCATCGCCTGGGGCCTCATCACCGCCCTCTTCATCGAGAAGGGGTGGATCCCCGTACCGGCCCTGGGCGGCTTCGGCACCAACGCCGAGGGCGCGCCGAACGTGGGCCTCGTCGGCCCGATGATCACCTACCTGCTGCCCCTCCTGATTGCCTACACCGGCGGCAAGATGGTGTACGGCCACAGAGGCGGCGTCGTTGGCGCCATCGGCACCATGGGGGTCATTGTCGGCGCCGGTATCCCGATGTTCATCGGTGCCATGATTATGGGCCCCCTCGGCGGCTGGACCATGAAGAAGATCGACGCCATCTGGGACGGGAAAATCCGCCCCGGCTTTGAAATGCTGGTGAACAACTTCTCCGCAGGCATCTGGGGCGCCCTGCTGGCCATGCTCGGGTTCTACGGAATTTCCCCGCTGGTCACGGCTTTCAGCACGGGAGCAGGAAACGTGGTCCAGTTCCTGGTCAATAACGGACTCCTGCCGCTGACCAGCATTTTCATTGAGCCCGCCAAGGTGCTGTTCCTGAACAACGCCATCAACCACGGCGTGCTGACCCCGCTCGGCATCCAGCAGTCCCTGGAGCAGGGCAAGTCCATCCTGTTCCTGCTGGAGGCCAACCCCGGCCCCGGAATCGGCATCCTGCTCGCCTACATGTTCTTCGGCCGCGGCGCTGCCAAGGCGTCGGCGCCGGGCGCAGCGATTATCCAGTTCTTCGGCGGCATCCACGAGATTTACTTCCCCTACGTGCTGATGAAGCCGATCCTGATCCTCGCCGCGATCGGTGGCGGCATGACGGGTATCGCAACACTGTCCATCACGAACGCCGGCCTCGTGGCGCCGGCCGCACCAGGGTCCATCTTCGCGGTGCTCGCCCAGACTTCCCGTGACAGCTACCTAGGCGTGATCCTTGCGGTGGTACTGGCTGCCGCTGTCTCCTTCCTGATCGCCTCAGTAATCCTGAAGTCCAGCAAGACCCCGGTGGGTGACACCGAGGAGGACAGCCTGAACGCGGCCACTTCCCGCATGGAAGAGATGAAAGGCAAGAAGAGTTCCATCTCCTCCGCCCTGACGGGCGCGGGCGCCGGTGGTGCAACCACCGCGGTGCTGGCCGGCCCGGTCAAGAACATCGTCTTCGCCTGCGACGCAGGCATGGGCTCCAGCGCGATGGGCGCCTCGGTGCTCCGGAACAAGATCAAGGCGGCCGGCTACCCGGACGTCAAGGTCACAAATTCCGCGATCGCCAACCTCGACGACACGTACGACGTCGTCATCACGCACCAGGACCTGACCGAACGGGCAAAGCCCGCCACGGCCAGCGCCGTCCATGTGTCGGTGGACAACTTCATGAACAGCCCGCGGTACGACGAGATCGTGGAACTGGTTCGGAGCAGCAACGCCGAGCCGGCGGGCGCGGGCCAGGGCACGCACCTTGCGGAAACCCCCGCAACGGACACCGGTACAGCCCCGGCGGCGGATACCGGCGCGGAAGCCGGGGCCGGCCCTGCAGGCATCCTGGTGGCCGACAGCGTTGTCCTCAACGGCACGGCAACCACGCGGGACGCCGCGATTGACGAGGCGGGCCGGCTGCTGCTGGAGCGCGGCGCCGTCGACTCCGGCTACATTGACGCCATGCACGAGCGAGAGGAGTCCGTGTCCACCTACATGGGCAGCTACCTCGCCATCCCGCACGGTACCAACGCCGCCAAGGACCACATTCTGAAGTCCGCGGTCTCCGTGGTCCGCTACCCCGACGGCATCGACTGGAACGGCAAGGAAGTGAAGTTCGTCGTCGGCGTCGCCGGCATCAACAACGAACACCTCCACATCCTCTCCTCGATCGCGAAGGTCTTCACCAATAAGGCGCAGGTGGCGCAGCTTGAGGCCGCCACGACTGTCGATGAAGTGCTGGACCTGTTCGGAAAGGTCAACTCATAG
- a CDS encoding TetR/AcrR family transcriptional regulator, whose amino-acid sequence MSFDGQLPPKMRLLRAAAELLANSAGAAVSTRQITKLAGVTAPTLYHHFGDKEGLFDAVVAAGFEEYVADERDFAPSGQPLEDIRRMWDKHVQFGLKQPELYLVMFGNIRPESRPVIVADAEALMEELLNKAAVAGQLNVPPREAARSILAANVGVTLMLIAEKAPERNLELSAMTRDAMIFAVSTEQARDHGADNSGKSSVVVAAIALNAALQASHSDQLSSSELKLFLEWLHRISTSSTS is encoded by the coding sequence ATGAGTTTCGATGGCCAGCTTCCGCCCAAAATGCGGCTGCTCCGTGCAGCCGCCGAGTTGCTGGCCAACTCAGCCGGGGCCGCCGTTTCCACCCGCCAGATCACCAAACTGGCGGGGGTGACTGCCCCCACCCTTTACCACCACTTCGGTGACAAGGAAGGGCTGTTCGACGCGGTCGTCGCGGCAGGTTTTGAGGAGTACGTGGCGGACGAACGCGACTTCGCGCCGTCCGGGCAGCCGCTGGAAGATATCCGCCGGATGTGGGACAAGCACGTGCAGTTCGGCCTCAAGCAACCGGAACTGTATTTGGTCATGTTCGGAAATATCCGTCCGGAGAGCCGCCCCGTCATCGTCGCCGATGCCGAGGCGCTCATGGAGGAGCTCCTGAACAAGGCCGCCGTCGCAGGCCAACTCAACGTCCCGCCCCGGGAAGCGGCCAGGAGCATCCTGGCGGCCAACGTGGGCGTGACGCTCATGCTGATCGCGGAAAAGGCGCCGGAGCGGAACCTCGAGCTGTCCGCCATGACCCGTGATGCCATGATCTTCGCCGTTTCCACGGAGCAGGCCCGGGACCACGGGGCTGATAATTCCGGGAAATCCTCGGTGGTCGTCGCGGCCATCGCCTTGAACGCGGCTCTCCAGGCGTCGCACTCGGACCAACTCTCCAGCTCGGAACTCAAGCTGTTCCTCGAATGGCTCCACCGAATCTCTACCAGCTCCACCAGCTAG
- the ptsP gene encoding phosphoenolpyruvate--protein phosphotransferase, whose translation MQNFPGVGVSPGRIIGTIRQMPKPISEPPAGEQLPAGGTAEEATAALKAAARAVHDELKARSETVSGDGKAVLEATALMATDTMLLKSAAKLIGRGASNQRAIWEAGASVSEMLHNLGGYMAERATDVLDVRARIVAELRGVPAPGIPTSATPFILIAEDLAPADTATLDPEKVLALLTAGGGPQSHTAIIARSLGLPAVVAAAGVDELPDGTEVYVDGAAGLITVDPGESERAAAAHWAATASLLADFDGTGATADGHLVPLLANVGGAKDAVAAAALNAQGVGLFRTEFCFLERDTEPTVDEQAAAYKGVFDAFPGKKVVLRTLDAGADKPLPFLTDATEPNPALGVRGYRTDFTTPGVLERQLQAIARAEQESEADVWVMAPMISTAEEAARFAGMCTAAGIKTPGVMVEVPSAALTAEAILREVGFASLGTNDLTQYAMAADRQLGPLAALNTPWQPAVLRLVGLTVEGSAAEGHNKPVGVCGEAAADPALAVVLTGLGVTTLSMTARSIAAVSAVLKTVTLAEAQELAKLALSAPSATEARAWVREKLPVLEELGL comes from the coding sequence GTGCAGAACTTCCCAGGCGTAGGCGTCAGCCCCGGCCGCATCATCGGCACCATCCGCCAGATGCCCAAACCGATCAGCGAACCCCCGGCGGGCGAACAACTGCCGGCCGGCGGCACGGCGGAGGAAGCCACGGCGGCGCTGAAAGCGGCCGCCAGGGCAGTCCACGACGAGCTCAAGGCCCGGTCCGAGACTGTCAGCGGGGACGGGAAGGCAGTCCTGGAGGCCACGGCACTCATGGCCACGGACACCATGCTCCTGAAGAGCGCCGCCAAGCTGATCGGCCGCGGGGCCTCCAACCAGCGGGCCATCTGGGAAGCCGGCGCCTCCGTCTCGGAGATGCTGCACAACCTGGGCGGCTACATGGCCGAGCGCGCTACCGACGTCCTGGACGTCCGCGCCCGGATCGTGGCCGAACTGCGGGGCGTGCCCGCCCCCGGCATCCCCACGTCCGCCACGCCGTTCATCCTCATCGCCGAGGACCTCGCACCCGCCGACACCGCGACCCTGGACCCGGAGAAGGTCCTGGCGCTGCTCACGGCCGGCGGTGGGCCGCAGTCGCACACCGCCATCATTGCCCGGTCCCTGGGCCTGCCCGCCGTCGTGGCCGCGGCCGGCGTCGACGAGCTCCCCGACGGGACCGAGGTGTACGTGGACGGCGCCGCCGGTTTGATCACGGTGGACCCGGGCGAATCCGAGCGCGCGGCCGCAGCCCACTGGGCGGCCACCGCCTCGCTGCTGGCCGACTTTGACGGCACGGGCGCGACGGCGGACGGTCACCTGGTGCCGCTCCTGGCCAACGTCGGCGGAGCCAAGGACGCCGTGGCAGCCGCCGCGCTGAACGCCCAGGGAGTGGGCCTCTTCCGCACCGAGTTCTGCTTCCTGGAACGAGACACCGAACCCACTGTGGACGAGCAGGCCGCCGCCTACAAGGGCGTCTTCGACGCCTTCCCAGGGAAAAAGGTGGTGCTCCGGACCCTCGACGCGGGAGCTGACAAGCCCCTGCCCTTCCTGACCGACGCCACCGAGCCCAACCCGGCCCTCGGCGTCCGCGGCTACCGGACCGACTTCACCACGCCAGGTGTACTGGAACGCCAGCTGCAGGCCATCGCCCGGGCGGAGCAGGAATCCGAAGCGGACGTTTGGGTCATGGCGCCGATGATTTCCACGGCCGAGGAAGCCGCCCGGTTCGCCGGGATGTGCACCGCGGCCGGGATCAAAACCCCCGGTGTCATGGTGGAGGTACCCTCCGCGGCCCTGACCGCCGAGGCCATCCTCCGCGAGGTCGGCTTCGCCAGCCTGGGCACCAACGACCTCACGCAGTACGCCATGGCGGCGGACCGCCAGCTCGGCCCGCTCGCGGCCCTGAACACCCCGTGGCAGCCCGCCGTGCTCCGGCTGGTCGGCCTGACGGTCGAGGGCTCCGCCGCGGAGGGCCACAACAAGCCGGTGGGTGTCTGCGGCGAGGCCGCAGCGGACCCTGCCCTCGCCGTCGTCCTCACCGGGCTGGGCGTCACCACACTGTCCATGACGGCGCGATCGATCGCGGCCGTGTCCGCCGTGCTCAAGACCGTCACCCTCGCCGAGGCGCAGGAGCTTGCCAAGCTGGCACTCTCCGCGCCCAGCGCGACGGAGGCGCGGGCATGGGTCCGGGAGAAGCTGCCGGTGCTTGAGGAGCTCGGGCTGTAG
- a CDS encoding helix-turn-helix domain-containing protein: protein MALIAPRVTAGLPAEDAQKLKYALNGSDDITVFVDGTVHRLPPQARDAVVDLLSRFSRGEAVTVSSVEEMLTTSKAAELAGISHTYLRNMTDRGEIPVEYRGTHRRIRLADIMAWLETQKKNSTADGARGAEHDGAPDGS from the coding sequence ATGGCACTGATAGCTCCCCGGGTGACGGCCGGCCTTCCAGCCGAGGACGCGCAGAAACTCAAGTACGCCCTGAACGGCAGCGACGACATCACTGTTTTCGTGGACGGCACGGTGCATCGGCTGCCGCCGCAGGCGCGGGACGCCGTCGTCGATCTGCTCAGCCGGTTCAGCCGCGGCGAGGCGGTCACGGTCAGCAGCGTCGAGGAGATGCTCACCACCTCGAAGGCCGCGGAGCTGGCCGGTATCTCGCATACCTACCTGCGGAATATGACGGACCGGGGCGAAATCCCGGTGGAATACCGGGGCACGCACCGCCGCATCAGGCTGGCGGACATCATGGCCTGGCTTGAAACGCAGAAGAAGAACAGTACTGCCGACGGCGCCAGGGGAGCCGAGCATGACGGTGCCCCGGATGGTTCGTGA
- a CDS encoding PucR family transcriptional regulator: MQQQDVEQLVEQVALKLGRGLSLEDLDGLLLAYSSNQSHADRVRVNFLLSKRVPVDVSAWQLSHGIATAVRPVVVPANEELGMLGRVCVPLLVRGFRVGYLWVQLDAEEPSATSVLTHLPDVAREVEQLSALLLDSNTAESEFRRRREQEFLAACRGESNAVAAVAGWKEVQGRGPWQLVTVLDADGWAEGSDPIASTLIHRSAALQATIGVDAALFSAGTETHAVVLFQESTGRANHAQVLVHYQLELAKRSGRPVRRIILGTSEGFTKPRDLPEAYRESRQAAQAAAVDPQLGELVDSRATGLYQLLASAGGGAGAWADSGSVYFRLLEDQDRNGELLPVLELFYDNDGSVQEVADKLHLHRSSIYNRLGRIRQLLGVDPLKGMVRLELHAALKARRWAERPRI, encoded by the coding sequence ATGCAGCAGCAGGACGTGGAACAGCTCGTGGAGCAGGTGGCGCTGAAGCTGGGCCGGGGCCTCTCGCTCGAGGACCTAGACGGGCTCCTGCTCGCCTACAGTTCCAACCAGTCGCATGCGGACCGGGTCAGGGTGAACTTCCTGCTCAGCAAGCGGGTGCCGGTGGATGTCAGCGCCTGGCAGCTCTCGCACGGGATCGCGACGGCGGTGCGCCCCGTCGTCGTTCCGGCGAACGAGGAGCTGGGAATGCTCGGCCGGGTCTGCGTGCCGCTGCTGGTGCGTGGTTTCCGGGTGGGTTACCTGTGGGTCCAGCTCGACGCCGAGGAGCCCAGTGCTACTTCGGTGCTGACCCACCTCCCTGACGTTGCCCGGGAGGTGGAGCAGCTCTCCGCCTTGCTGCTGGATTCCAACACTGCGGAGTCGGAGTTCCGTCGACGCCGCGAGCAGGAATTCCTCGCCGCCTGCCGGGGTGAGTCCAACGCGGTCGCTGCCGTGGCCGGTTGGAAGGAAGTGCAGGGACGCGGGCCCTGGCAGCTTGTGACCGTACTCGACGCCGACGGCTGGGCCGAGGGATCGGACCCCATCGCCTCCACCCTGATCCACCGCTCCGCCGCGCTGCAGGCCACGATCGGCGTGGACGCGGCCCTGTTCAGCGCCGGCACCGAAACCCACGCCGTTGTCTTGTTCCAGGAATCCACCGGCCGGGCGAACCACGCCCAGGTCCTCGTCCACTACCAGCTGGAGCTCGCCAAACGCTCCGGACGGCCCGTCCGCCGGATCATCCTCGGCACGTCCGAGGGCTTCACCAAGCCACGGGACCTCCCCGAGGCGTACCGCGAGTCCCGGCAGGCGGCGCAGGCCGCGGCGGTGGACCCCCAGCTGGGCGAACTGGTCGACTCCCGCGCCACCGGGCTCTACCAGCTGCTGGCCTCAGCCGGGGGCGGTGCAGGGGCCTGGGCGGATTCGGGCTCGGTCTACTTCCGCCTCCTGGAGGACCAGGACCGGAACGGGGAACTCCTGCCCGTGCTCGAGCTGTTCTATGACAACGACGGCTCGGTCCAGGAAGTGGCCGACAAACTGCATCTGCACCGGAGCAGCATCTACAACCGGCTCGGCCGGATCCGGCAGCTTCTGGGCGTGGATCCGCTCAAGGGAATGGTGCGGCTGGAACTCCACGCGGCGCTCAAGGCGCGGCGCTGGGCGGAACGGCCCAGAATCTAG
- the ald gene encoding alanine dehydrogenase produces MIIGVPKEIKNNEFRVAITAAGVHEFRTHGHSVLVERGAGLGSGITDEEYAIAGAEIVAEADDVWARADMVMKVKEPIKAEYHRFRKGLILFTYLHLAAEPELTQQLLNAGVTAIAYETVQEGRTLPLLAPMSEVAGRLSVQVGATSLMAPAGGKGVLLGGVPGVRPAKVVVLGAGVAGTNAAAMALGLGADVTILDININRLRELDAQYQGRLKTVASNAYEIEKSVVDADLVIGSVLIPGAKAPKLVTNELVSRMKPGSVLVDIAVDQGGCFEDTHPTTHQEPTYKVHNTIFYCVANMPGAVPNTSTYALTNVTLRYAVALANLGVKAAFERDPALAAGLNIAGGKVAHRSVSEAHNLPLVADWHQLVSA; encoded by the coding sequence ATGATCATCGGTGTTCCCAAAGAGATCAAGAACAACGAATTCCGCGTCGCCATCACCGCTGCCGGCGTCCACGAGTTCCGCACGCACGGCCACTCGGTCCTGGTGGAGCGCGGTGCAGGCCTGGGCTCCGGCATCACGGACGAGGAATACGCCATCGCCGGCGCCGAGATCGTGGCTGAAGCCGACGACGTCTGGGCCCGCGCCGACATGGTGATGAAGGTCAAGGAGCCGATCAAAGCCGAGTACCACCGCTTCCGCAAAGGCCTGATCCTCTTCACCTACCTGCACTTGGCCGCCGAGCCGGAACTGACGCAGCAGCTCCTCAACGCCGGCGTCACCGCCATCGCCTACGAGACCGTCCAGGAGGGCCGAACCCTCCCGCTGCTGGCCCCGATGTCGGAGGTCGCCGGGCGCCTGTCCGTCCAGGTCGGCGCGACTTCGCTGATGGCTCCTGCCGGCGGCAAGGGAGTGCTGCTCGGCGGCGTCCCCGGCGTCCGCCCGGCCAAGGTGGTTGTCCTGGGCGCCGGCGTTGCCGGTACCAACGCCGCCGCGATGGCGCTGGGCCTCGGCGCCGATGTCACCATCCTGGACATCAACATCAACCGCCTGCGCGAACTCGATGCCCAGTACCAGGGGCGCCTGAAGACTGTCGCCTCCAACGCCTATGAGATCGAGAAGTCCGTGGTTGACGCCGACCTCGTGATCGGATCCGTGCTGATCCCGGGCGCCAAGGCACCCAAGCTGGTCACGAACGAGCTTGTCTCGCGGATGAAGCCCGGCTCCGTGCTGGTGGACATCGCCGTCGACCAGGGCGGCTGCTTCGAGGACACGCACCCCACCACGCACCAGGAGCCGACGTACAAGGTCCACAACACGATCTTCTACTGCGTAGCCAACATGCCCGGCGCCGTGCCGAACACCTCCACCTACGCGCTGACCAACGTCACGCTCCGCTACGCGGTCGCACTGGCCAACCTGGGCGTCAAGGCGGCCTTCGAGCGGGACCCCGCCCTGGCGGCTGGCCTCAACATCGCCGGCGGCAAGGTGGCGCACCGCTCCGTCTCCGAGGCGCACAACCTGCCCCTCGTGGCCGACTGGCACCAGCTGGTCTCCGCGTAA
- a CDS encoding Gfo/Idh/MocA family protein: MTTDSSRPIRVAVAGFGLSGSVFHAPLIAAVPAFSLDVISTSDAGRKAAASASYPAARIVDSPADILELAGELDLLVLGTPPATHYPLAKAALEAGLDVVVDKPFTVHSAEGEELIALAERLGRVLTVFQNRRWDGDFLTVRGLLDSGGLGVVSRFESRFERWSPDVAKAWKASATADDGGGVLFDLGTHLLDQALELFGPATVVHAELQARRPGEKVDDDVFLALRHESGVLSHLWMNMLCAQQAPRFRLLGSEGAYTKHGIDPQEPYIVAGGSPLDEEYGVEDPDWAGLLGRDGHLDRLPTERGGYPEFYRILAEKISDGGAASARPVPVDPAGPVEVLRLIEQARALA; the protein is encoded by the coding sequence ATGACAACAGATTCCTCCCGGCCCATTCGTGTCGCCGTTGCCGGCTTCGGCCTCTCCGGCAGCGTCTTCCACGCGCCGCTGATCGCGGCCGTCCCCGCCTTTTCCCTCGACGTCATCTCCACGTCCGACGCCGGCCGGAAGGCCGCGGCGTCCGCAAGCTATCCCGCGGCCAGAATCGTCGACAGTCCGGCGGACATCCTGGAACTGGCCGGTGAACTGGACTTGCTGGTGCTCGGCACGCCGCCGGCCACTCACTACCCGCTAGCGAAGGCCGCGCTGGAAGCCGGGCTCGACGTCGTCGTCGACAAGCCCTTCACGGTGCACAGCGCGGAAGGGGAGGAACTGATTGCCTTGGCCGAACGGCTGGGCCGGGTCCTCACGGTCTTCCAGAACCGGCGCTGGGACGGGGACTTCCTCACCGTCCGCGGCCTGCTGGACAGCGGCGGGCTTGGCGTCGTCTCGCGGTTCGAATCACGCTTTGAGCGCTGGTCACCCGATGTCGCCAAAGCCTGGAAGGCGTCCGCCACAGCCGATGACGGCGGCGGCGTGCTGTTCGACCTCGGCACGCACCTGCTGGACCAGGCGCTTGAACTCTTCGGACCGGCCACGGTGGTCCACGCGGAACTCCAGGCGCGGCGCCCGGGGGAGAAGGTCGACGACGACGTATTCCTGGCTCTGCGGCACGAATCCGGCGTCCTCAGCCATCTGTGGATGAACATGCTCTGCGCCCAGCAGGCGCCCCGCTTCCGGCTGCTGGGCAGCGAGGGCGCCTACACCAAACACGGCATCGACCCGCAGGAACCGTACATTGTGGCCGGCGGCAGCCCCTTGGACGAGGAATACGGCGTCGAGGACCCGGACTGGGCCGGATTGCTTGGCCGGGACGGGCACCTGGACCGGCTGCCCACCGAGCGGGGCGGCTACCCGGAGTTCTACCGGATCCTGGCGGAGAAGATCAGCGACGGCGGTGCTGCCTCCGCGCGGCCTGTCCCGGTGGATCCGGCGGGCCCGGTTGAAGTCCTGCGGCTGATCGAGCAGGCCCGGGCGCTGGCCTAA
- a CDS encoding ABC transporter family substrate-binding protein, which translates to MKNLTKIGGVTALVAALALTACGGGGGGTQGPEAGKGQDAGSDLTKLVSINAKDVKDLQPGGTVTLPLGNIGPDFNGFSNNGNSADNTALMVPVNPVAVNGGGIGGCWKLDFVGKATPNKDFCESVDSKITDGKQTITIKINDKASYNDGTPIDVKAFQNTWNVLKGENKDYDVVSSGAYEFVESVEAGSSDKEVIVKTTQPVYPLESLFFGLVHPAVNTPEIFNTGFTGEMHPEWMAGPFKVDQYDSAAKTVTLVQNEKWWGTKPVLEKVVFRQLESSAAIAAFKNGEIDGVSANTITPYKQLDGTKDSEIRRGQRLFAGGLNINAQKAPMTDVAIRKAIFTAVDREALRKVRFNGLNWEEPSSGSMMLLPFSEYYQDNYPVTETGGDAAKKVLTDAGYTANAAGIMEKDGVPAAFKISNFGDDPTTLAFAQTLQNQLKAGGMDVGIDQRASADFGKVLGSRDFFLSISGYTVGSDATDAVKQFYDSKTNENELGDAELDAEIAKLASIEDNAERNKAAMEVEKKHMEKYFSMGVVMNGPQISFARTGLANYGPSLFQSLSQVPDWTTLGWVKK; encoded by the coding sequence ATGAAGAATCTGACCAAGATCGGCGGAGTTACCGCCCTCGTGGCAGCGCTCGCGCTGACCGCTTGCGGTGGCGGTGGCGGCGGCACCCAGGGGCCGGAGGCCGGCAAGGGCCAGGATGCTGGCAGTGATCTGACCAAGCTCGTCAGCATCAACGCCAAGGACGTCAAGGACCTGCAGCCGGGCGGCACGGTCACGCTGCCGCTGGGCAACATCGGGCCGGACTTCAACGGGTTCTCCAACAACGGCAACAGCGCGGACAACACCGCCCTGATGGTCCCGGTAAACCCGGTCGCCGTGAACGGCGGCGGCATCGGCGGCTGCTGGAAGCTCGACTTCGTGGGCAAGGCCACCCCGAACAAAGACTTCTGCGAGTCGGTGGACAGCAAGATCACGGATGGCAAGCAGACCATCACCATCAAGATCAATGACAAAGCCAGCTACAACGACGGCACGCCGATCGACGTGAAGGCGTTCCAAAACACCTGGAATGTGCTCAAGGGCGAAAACAAGGACTACGACGTCGTCAGCTCCGGAGCCTACGAGTTTGTTGAGTCCGTTGAGGCCGGCAGCAGCGACAAAGAAGTCATCGTCAAGACCACCCAGCCGGTCTACCCGCTGGAATCCCTCTTCTTCGGCCTGGTTCACCCGGCCGTGAACACCCCCGAGATCTTCAACACCGGATTCACCGGCGAGATGCACCCGGAGTGGATGGCCGGCCCGTTCAAGGTCGACCAGTACGACAGCGCCGCCAAGACCGTCACGCTCGTCCAGAACGAGAAGTGGTGGGGCACCAAGCCCGTCCTGGAGAAGGTGGTCTTCCGCCAGCTGGAGAGCAGCGCCGCCATCGCCGCCTTCAAGAACGGTGAGATCGACGGCGTTTCCGCCAACACCATCACGCCGTACAAGCAGCTCGACGGCACCAAGGATTCGGAAATCCGCCGCGGCCAGCGTCTCTTCGCCGGCGGCCTGAACATCAACGCCCAGAAGGCGCCGATGACCGACGTCGCCATCCGCAAGGCCATCTTCACGGCCGTCGACCGCGAGGCCCTCCGCAAGGTCCGGTTCAACGGCCTGAACTGGGAAGAGCCCAGCTCCGGATCGATGATGCTGCTGCCTTTCTCCGAGTACTACCAGGACAACTACCCCGTGACCGAGACCGGCGGCGACGCCGCCAAGAAGGTCCTGACCGACGCCGGCTACACGGCCAACGCCGCAGGCATCATGGAGAAGGACGGCGTCCCGGCTGCGTTCAAGATCAGCAACTTCGGCGACGACCCCACCACCCTGGCCTTTGCCCAGACGCTGCAGAACCAGCTCAAGGCCGGCGGCATGGACGTCGGAATCGACCAGCGTGCCTCTGCCGACTTCGGCAAGGTCCTCGGCAGCCGCGACTTCTTCCTGAGCATCTCCGGCTACACGGTCGGCTCTGACGCCACGGACGCGGTCAAGCAGTTCTACGATTCCAAGACCAACGAAAACGAGCTCGGCGACGCCGAACTCGACGCTGAGATCGCCAAGCTGGCCTCGATCGAGGACAACGCCGAGCGGAACAAGGCGGCCATGGAAGTAGAGAAGAAGCACATGGAGAAGTACTTCTCGATGGGTGTCGTGATGAACGGCCCGCAGATCTCCTTCGCCCGCACCGGACTGGCCAACTACGGCCCGTCCCTGTTCCAGAGCCTGTCCCAGGTTCCGGACTGGACCACCCTCGGCTGGGTCAAGAAGTAA